Proteins from one Rosa chinensis cultivar Old Blush chromosome 7, RchiOBHm-V2, whole genome shotgun sequence genomic window:
- the LOC112175232 gene encoding cytochrome P450 78A5, translating to MSMETNSVFIPLAGFSSVLSLELFLCLFVFVFIFSFWLSPGGLAWALSKPKPQADTRAAIPGPSGLPILGLVLAFTGSLTHRVLAKLAETSKAKHLMAFSVGFTRFVISSQPDTAKELLNSSAFADRPIKESAYELLFHKAMGFAPFGEYWRGLRRISSTHLFSPRRIACFGGFREGIGQKMVDEMRVLMEKNGEVEVRKVFHFGSLNNVMMSVFGRSYEFGEEGEGHVLEELVSEGYELLGVFNWSDHFPLLSLLDLQGVRKRCKKLVDKVNDFVGKIIKEHRVKRTENDGVLGGGDESSGDFVDVLLDLEEDNRLSDSDMIAVLWEMIFRGTDTVAILLEWILARMVLHPEIQAKAQSEIDTAVGSPTLSVSDSDLPNLPYLRAIVKETLRMHPPGPLLSWARLAIHDTHIGHHFVPAGTTAMVNMFAITHDEGVWAQPNEFKPERFMNEEGSVSIMGSDLRLAPFGSGRRVCPGKALGLATVELWLAVLLQSFKWVPSDHGVDLSENLKLSLEMKHSLVCKAVPRVVI from the exons ATGTCCATGGAAACCAACTCTGTGTTCATTCCCCTAGCTGGGTTTTCATCAGTTCTGAGCCTCGAGTTGTTTCTCTGTCtcttcgtcttcgtcttcaTTTTCTCTTTCTGGCTCTCACCCGGTGGCCTCGCTTGGGCTCTGTCCAAGCCGAAGCCCCAGGCAGATACCAGGGCGGCCATCCCTGGCCCTTCCGGGCTGCCTATTCTCGGCTTGGTCCTGGCCTTCACTGGCTCTCTTACTCATAGAGTCTTGGCCAAACTAGCCGAGACCTCAAAAGCCAAACATTTAATGGCGTTTTCTGTCGGGTTCACTCGCTTTGTCATCTCCAGCCAACCTGACACGGCTAAAGAGCTTCTTAACAGCTCGGCCTTCGCTGACCGGCCTATCAAAGAGTCGGCCTACGAGCTCTTGTTCCACAAAGCAATGGGCTTTGCGCCGTTCGGGGAGTACTGGAGAGGCTTGAGGAGAATCTCGTCAACCCACTTGTTCAGCCCGAGGAGGATCGCCTGTTTCGGGGGGTTTAGGGAGGGAATCGGGCAAAAAATGGTGGACGAAATGAGGgttttgatggagaagaatggtgAGGTTGAGGTTAGGAAGGTGTTCCACTTTGGGTCCTTGAACAATGTGATGATGAGTGTGTTTGGGAGGAGCTATGAGTTCGGAGAAGAGGGTGAGGGTCATGTTCTTGAGGAGTTAGTGAGTGAAGGGTATGAGTTGCTCGGGGTTTTCAATTGGAGTGACCACTTTCCTCTTTTGAGTTTGTTGGACTTGCAAGGTGTGAGGAAGAGGTGCAAGAAATTAGTGGACAAAGTGAATGACTTTGTTGGGAAAATCATAAAGGAACATAGGGTGAAGAGGACTGAGAATGATGGGGTTTTGGGTGGTGGTGATGAAAGTAGTGGGGATTTTGTGGATGTGCTTCTTGATTTGGAGGAGGACAACAGACTCAGTGATTCTGATATGATTGCAGTTTTGTGG GAAATGATATTCAGAGGGACTGACACAGTGGCAATCCTGCTAGAGTGGATTCTTGCCCGGATGGTTCTCCACCCAGAAATCCAAGCCAAGGCCCAATCGGAGATCGACACCGCCGTCGGCAGCCCTACTCTATCTGTATCCGATTCCGACCTCCCCAACCTACCCTACCTCCGCGCCATAGTCAAAGAAACCCTACGAATGCACCCACCAGGACCCCTCCTGTCCTGGGCTAGGCTCGCCATCCATGACACCCACATCGGCCACCACTTCGTTCCGGCTGGCACCACCGCAATGGTCAACATGTTCGCTATCACACACGACGAGGGCGTGTGGGCCCAGCCCAATGAGTTCAAACCTGAGAGGTTTATGAATGAAGAAGGTAGTGTTTCCATTATGGGGTCCGATCTGAGGTTGGCTCCCTTTGGGTCTGGAAGACGAGTCTGTCCAGGTAAAGCCTTGGGGTTGGCCACCGTGGAGCTCTGGCTTGCTGTGCTGCTGCAAAGCTTCAAGTGGGTCCCATCTGATCATGGTGTGGACTTGTCTGAGAACCTGAAACTTTCTTTGGAGATGAAGCACTCTCTGGTCTGCAAGGCTGTTCCTAGGGTTGTGATCTGA
- the LOC112177273 gene encoding pentatricopeptide repeat-containing protein PNM1, mitochondrial, with amino-acid sequence MRPLPALQLRRLLLRHLSTSSPPLPLQTHIPFPSNKPTHFHNSQPTITTASISHPKPFSSSISTRPVPHPNPAQLAHSLSTELLRDPDSDAPSVSRRLQSTFPRFAPTPSLVRSVLDLSADADRRAILGFYSRLISNNNLDHGDQILSFFVDYFGQRRDFKAAHDVIRMGRKFAGPKTAASNFDGMVRAGRVSQAVAFFDHMDVEYGIKRERGAVKLAVEKVCENAFAAERMVRRLANEVPKNVETWNVVVSCLCKIRKTEDALKLFHRMCGMGGREPGFGPNETTYVVLVRSLYKAGRIEEGDAMLERMKAAGLKVDNKVYYRILKTLSSVGKFDHAVSLVKKMKEDGCEPGVKVYLLMMDKLSGDYRVDKAVALTKPGQLKLRPRLHELHEPFKRKQKPVKHKETISEKVKRKRRRIKQVRLLFVKKPIRGLHRPF; translated from the coding sequence atgcgaCCTTTACCGGCTCtgcaactccggcgacttctgCTCCGCCACCTCTCAACCTCTTCTCCTCCGCTGCCGCTTCAAACCCACATCCCATTTCCCTCAAACAAACCCACCCATTTCCACAATTCCCAACCCACCATAACCACCGCATCAATCTCTCACCCCAAAcccttctcctcctccatctCAACCCGACCCGTCCCACATCCCAACCCGGCCCAATTAGCCCACTCCCTCTCCACCGAGCTCCTGCGCGACCCCGACTCCGACGCTCCCTCCGTCTCCCGCCGCCTCCAATCGACCTTCCCCCGCTTCGCTCCGACGCCGTCTCTGGTCCGGTCCGTACTCGACCTCTCCGCCGACGCCGACCGCCGCGCAATTCTAGGATTCTACAGCCGGCTCATCTCGAATAACAATCTCGATCACGGCGACCAGATTCTGTCGTTTTTCGTGGACTATTTCGGGCAGAGGAGGGACTTCAAGGCGGCCCATGATGTGATTCGTATGGGCCGGAAATTCGCCGGGCCCAAAACCGCTGCTTCGAACTTTGATGGGATGGTTAGAGCAGGGAGGGTTTCGCAGGCTGTGGCTTTTTTTGATCATATGGACGTTGAGTACGGGATCAAGAGGGAGAGAGGAGCTGTCAAATTGGCGGTGGAGAAGGTCTGCGAAAATGCTTTTGCTGCCGAGAGAATGGTGAGGCGGTTGGCCAATGAGGTTCCCAAAAATGTGGAGACTTGGAATGTGGTGGTTAGTTGCTTGTGTAAGATTAGGAAGACGGAGGATGCATTGAAGTTGTTTCACAGAATGTGTGGTATGGGGGGTCGTGAGCCGGGGTTTGGTCCGAATGAGACTACTTATGTTGTGTTGGTTAGGAGCTTGTACAAGGCGGGGAGGATTGAGGAGGGAGACGCAATGCTTGAGAGGATGAAGGCGGCGGGGCTTAAGGTTGATAACAAGGTTTATTATCGGATTTTGAAGACATTGTCTAGTGTTGGGAAGTTTGATCATGCGGTGAGTcttgtgaagaagatgaaggaggATGGGTGTGAGCCTGGGGTCAAGGTTTATCTGCTGATGATGGATAAGTTGAGTGGTGATTACCGGGTTGATAAAGCGGTTGCACTCACCAAGCCGGGGCAGTTGAAGCTGAGGCCGAGGTTGCACGAGCTGCACGAGCCTTTCAAGAGGAAGCAGAAGCCTGTGAAGCACAAGGAAACAATCAGTGAGAAGGTGAAAAGGAAGAGGAGACGTATTAAGCAAGTAAGGTTGCTATTTGTTAAGAAGCCCATAAGAGGGCTGCATCGACCCTTCTGA
- the LOC112180638 gene encoding cleavage stimulation factor subunit 50 isoform X2, producing the protein MPALHTASVDFGAVQETKGSSKSFPKHETRHLSEHKNIARCARFSPDGKFVATGSSDTSIKLFEVAKVKQMMLPEARDGPVRPVIRTFYDHLQPINDLDFHPQSPILISGAKDNTIKFFDYSKMTAKRAFRVIQDTHNVRSVAFHPSGEFLLAGTDHPIPHLYDINTFQCYLSANAPEIDVNGAINQVRYSATGGMYVTASKDGAIRLWDGVTASCVRSIVGAHGTAEATSANFTKDERFVLSSGKDSTVKLWEVGTGKLVKQYLGATHTQLRCQAVFNNTEEFVLSMDEPSNEIVIWDALTAEVVARWPSNHIGAFRWLEHSPTEAAFVSCGTDRSIRFWKEGV; encoded by the exons ATGCCGGCTCTTCATACTGCCTCGGTTGATTTTGG TGCTGTCCAGGAAACAAAAGGCTCGTCAAAGAGTTTCCCAAAGCATGAGACACGCCATCTTTCAGAGCACAAG AATATTGCCAGATGTGCAAGGTTTAGTCCTGATGGGAAGTTTGTTGCGACTGGAAGTTCAGACACGTCAATAAAGCTATTTGAG GTGGCAAAAGTTAAGCAAATGATGCTTCCAGAGGCAAGAGATGGTCCTGTGCGACCTGTCATACGTACATTCTATGACCACTTACAA CCCATaaatgatttggatttccatccTCAGAGCCCTATTCTTATATCTGGAGCAAAAGATAACACAATAAA GTTCTTTGATTATTCCAAAATGACTGCAAAGAGAGCATTCAGAGTTATCCAG GATACACACAATGTGCGTTCAGTAGCATTTCATCCTTCTGGGGAGTTTCTTTTAGCTG GGACTGATCATCCAATTCCACACTTATATGATATCAATACCTTCCAGTGTTACCTATCTGCAAATGCCCCAGAAATTGATGTTAATGGAGCAATAAATCAG GTCAGGTATTCAGCTACCGGTGGCATGTATGTTACAGCTTCTAAAGATGGTGCTATTCGCTTATGGGATGGTGTTACTGCCAGTTGTGTACGTTCCATAGTTGGTGCACATGGCACAGCAGAGGCAACCAGTGCAAATTTTACCAAGGACGAAAG GTTTGTTCTCTCTTCTGGAAAGGATTCTACTGTGAAGCTTTGGGAAGTTGGCACTGGAAAATTGGTTAAACAATATCTAGGAGCTACACATACACAATTAAGATGTCAG GCTGTTTTTAATAATACGGAGGAATTTGTACTGTCTATGGATGAACCAAGCAATGAG ATTGTTATCTGGGATGCTCTGACAGCAGAAGTAGTAGCAAGGTGGCCATCCAATCATATTGGTGCTTTCCGCTGGCTCGAGCACTCACCAACTGAAGCCGCATTTGTTTCCTGTGGGACTGACAGATCAATACGGTTCTGGAAGGAAGGCGTATAG
- the LOC112180638 gene encoding cleavage stimulation factor subunit 50 isoform X1, with amino-acid sequence MESSLEQTLQDAKLYRELNSLIVAYLRDNNLHQAASAVASATMTSLNVEIPANKLVQLVAKGLAVEKDEVIRGVSSLANDLGTLIPSGYGSMPALHTASVDFGAVQETKGSSKSFPKHETRHLSEHKNIARCARFSPDGKFVATGSSDTSIKLFEVAKVKQMMLPEARDGPVRPVIRTFYDHLQPINDLDFHPQSPILISGAKDNTIKFFDYSKMTAKRAFRVIQDTHNVRSVAFHPSGEFLLAGTDHPIPHLYDINTFQCYLSANAPEIDVNGAINQVRYSATGGMYVTASKDGAIRLWDGVTASCVRSIVGAHGTAEATSANFTKDERFVLSSGKDSTVKLWEVGTGKLVKQYLGATHTQLRCQAVFNNTEEFVLSMDEPSNEIVIWDALTAEVVARWPSNHIGAFRWLEHSPTEAAFVSCGTDRSIRFWKEGV; translated from the exons ATGGAGAGCAGCTTAGAGCAGACTCTTCAAGATGCCAAGCTCTACAGAGAGCTCAATTCTCTCATTGTTGCCTATCTCCGTGACAATAATCTTCACCAG GCTGCAAGTGCTGTTGCTTCAGCAACAATGACATCACTGAATGTCGAAATCCCGGCTAATAAGCTTGTTCAGCTGGTTGCTAAG GGCCTTGCAGTGGAGAAAGATGAGGTGATAAGGGGGGTTTCTTCTCTTGCTAATGATTTGGGTACACTGATACCTTCGGGATATGGTTCAATGCCGGCTCTTCATACTGCCTCGGTTGATTTTGG TGCTGTCCAGGAAACAAAAGGCTCGTCAAAGAGTTTCCCAAAGCATGAGACACGCCATCTTTCAGAGCACAAG AATATTGCCAGATGTGCAAGGTTTAGTCCTGATGGGAAGTTTGTTGCGACTGGAAGTTCAGACACGTCAATAAAGCTATTTGAG GTGGCAAAAGTTAAGCAAATGATGCTTCCAGAGGCAAGAGATGGTCCTGTGCGACCTGTCATACGTACATTCTATGACCACTTACAA CCCATaaatgatttggatttccatccTCAGAGCCCTATTCTTATATCTGGAGCAAAAGATAACACAATAAA GTTCTTTGATTATTCCAAAATGACTGCAAAGAGAGCATTCAGAGTTATCCAG GATACACACAATGTGCGTTCAGTAGCATTTCATCCTTCTGGGGAGTTTCTTTTAGCTG GGACTGATCATCCAATTCCACACTTATATGATATCAATACCTTCCAGTGTTACCTATCTGCAAATGCCCCAGAAATTGATGTTAATGGAGCAATAAATCAG GTCAGGTATTCAGCTACCGGTGGCATGTATGTTACAGCTTCTAAAGATGGTGCTATTCGCTTATGGGATGGTGTTACTGCCAGTTGTGTACGTTCCATAGTTGGTGCACATGGCACAGCAGAGGCAACCAGTGCAAATTTTACCAAGGACGAAAG GTTTGTTCTCTCTTCTGGAAAGGATTCTACTGTGAAGCTTTGGGAAGTTGGCACTGGAAAATTGGTTAAACAATATCTAGGAGCTACACATACACAATTAAGATGTCAG GCTGTTTTTAATAATACGGAGGAATTTGTACTGTCTATGGATGAACCAAGCAATGAG ATTGTTATCTGGGATGCTCTGACAGCAGAAGTAGTAGCAAGGTGGCCATCCAATCATATTGGTGCTTTCCGCTGGCTCGAGCACTCACCAACTGAAGCCGCATTTGTTTCCTGTGGGACTGACAGATCAATACGGTTCTGGAAGGAAGGCGTATAG
- the LOC112176547 gene encoding protein COBRA, translating into MESQCLSATGSIAKLSSFTILLLFLVSCLTFTSTEAYDALDPLGNITIKWDVISWTPDGYVAVVTMFNFQQYRHIQAPGWTLGWTWAKKEVIWSMVGAQTTEQGDCSRYKGNVPHCCKKDPTVVDLLPGTPYNQQIANCCKAGVMQSYIQDPANAVSSFQISVGAAGTTNKTVRLPKNFTLKAPGPGYSCGRAAIVKPTRYLTADKRRMTQAMMTWNVTCTYSQFLAQKTPTCCVSLSSFYNDTIVNCPTCACGCENNSTDPGSCVEPDSPYLASAVAGSGKATNSPLVQCTSHMCPVRVHWHVKLNYKEYWRVKVTVTNFNYRMNYTLWNIVVQHPNFDNLTKIFSFNYKDLTPYAGLNDTAMLWGVKFYNDLLMQAGPLGNAQSELLFRKDASTFTFEKGWAFPRRIYFNGDNCVMPPPDAYPWLPNASPRPTISLLSPVITILASLVFLLSYA; encoded by the exons ATGGAGTCCCAGTGCCTCTCAGCCACTGGATCCATAGCTAAACTCAGCAGCTTCACCATTctgcttttatttttggtttcctGCCTCACTTTCACTTCTACAG AAGCTTATGATGCGCTTGATCCACTTGGGAATATTACCATTAAATGGGATGTCATTAGTTGGACTCCTGATGGATATGTT GCCGTTGTTACAATGTTCAACTTCCAGCAGTATCGCCACATACAAGCGCCAGGTTGGACGTTAGGATGGACATGGGCAAAGAAGGAAGTAATCTGGAGCATGGTGGGAGCGCAAACCACCGAGCAAGGGGACTGTTCAAGATACAAAGGCAATGTACCACATTGCTGTAAGAAGGATCCCACAGTTGTGGATTTGTTACCCGGAACTCCTTATAACCAGCAGATTGCAAATTGCTGCAAAGCAGGGGTTATGCAATCATATATCCAAGACCCAGCGAATGCTGTGAGTTCATTCCAGATCAGTGTGGGTGCTGCAGGAACCACTAACAAGACTGTTAGACTTCCTAAAAACTTCACATTGAAAGCACCAGGGCCTGGATATTCATGTGGGCGAGCAGCGATTGTCAAGCCAACCAGATATTTAACAGCAGATAAAAGAAGAATGACCCAAGCCATGA TGACCTGGAATGTTACTTGCACATACTCTCAATTCCTAGCTCAAAAGACACCTACTTGTtgtgtttctctctcctccttctatAATGACACCATAGTAAACTGTCCTACTTGTGCATGTGGTTGTGAGAACAACAGTACAGATCCCGGGAGCTGCGTAGA GCCAGACTCTCCGTACTTAGCTTCAGCTGTAGCAGGTTCTGGAAAAGCTACTAATTCTCCGTTGGTCCAGTGTACCAGCCATATGTGTCCAGTGAGAGTCCATTGGCATGTGAAGCTCAATTACAAGGAGTACTGGAGGGTGAAAGTTACAGTTACAAATTTCAATTACAGAATGAACTACACTCTCTGGAATATTGTTGTTCAACATCCCAACTTCGATAATTTGACCAAGATTTTCAGCTTTAATTACAAGGACTTGACTCCTTATGCTGGCTTGA ATGATACTGCAATGTTGTGGGGAGTCAAGTTTTATAATGACTTGCTCATGCAAGCTGGTCCTCTTGGAAATGCGCAGTCAGAGCTTCTATTTCGGAAAGATGCGTCAACTTTTACTTTTGAAAAGGGATGGGCTTTCCCTCGAAGGATTTATTTTAACGGTGATAACTGTGTCATGCCACCTCCAGATGCTTATCCGTGGTTGCCAAATGCCAGTCCTAGACCAACCATTTCCCTACTTAGTCCGGTTATAACTATCTTGGCATCTCTGGTATTCTTATTGTCTTATGCGTAG
- the LOC112176548 gene encoding COBRA-like protein 4 — translation MELNNQANPSHKIHLDVVTCCSWLKITFLAMLFCVLVSPTAAYDPLDPTGNITIKWDVVSWTADGYVAAVTMNNFQMYRQIANPGWTLGWTWAKKEVIWTMVGAQTTEQGDCSKFKGNTPHCCKKTPTVVDLLPGVPYNQQFTNCCKGGVMASWGQDPSASVSAFQVSVGQGGTSNKTVKLPKNFTLLGPGLGYTCGPAKVVPSTVYLTADRRRKTQALMTWNVTCTYSQYLASKNPSCCVSFSSFYNETVVPCPSCSCGCHNKKDCIKADSKLLKKAGINTPKKDNTPLLQCTHHMCPIRVHWHVKQNYKDYWRVKISVTNFNYRLNYTEWTLVAQHPNLNNITQVFSFDYKPLVAYQSINDTGMFYGMKFYNDLLMEAGPLGNVQSEVLMQKDKNTFTFKQGWAFPRKVYFNGDECRLPPPDAYPSLPNSGRVNSVSILKMAASVLLIMFCIY, via the exons ATGGAACTCAATAACCAGGCTAATCCATCTCACAAAATCCACCTTGACGTGGTAACATGTTGTTCTTGGCTGAAGATCACATTCTTGGCCATGTTATTTTGTGTGCTAGTATCACCTACAG CGGCATATGATCCGTTGGATCCAACCGGAAACATAACGATCAAATGGGATGTCGTGTCTTGGACAGCAGATGGTTATGTT GCTGCAGTGACCATGAACAACTTCCAAATGTACCGGCAAATCGCTAACCCCGGATGGACTCTAGGATGGACATGGGCAAAGAAGGAAGTAATCTGGACCATGGTGGGAGCTCAGACCACAGAGCAAGGAGACTGTTCCAAATTCAAAGGAAACACACCACATTGTTGTAAGAAAACTCCAACAGTTGTTGACTTGCTACCCGGAGTTCCTTACAACCAACAGTTCACCAACTGCTGCAAAGGTGGCGTCATGGCATCTTGGGGACAGGACCCTTCAGCTTCAGTCTCGGCTTTCCAGGTGAGCGTCGGGCAAGGCGGAACTTCAAATAAAACAGTCAAGCTTCCCAAGAACTTCACCTTGCTCGGTCCGGGACTAGGGTACACTTGTGGCCCTGCAAAGGTTGTGCCATCCACTGTCTACCTCACAGCTGATCGGAGGCGAAAGACTCAAGCACTTA TGACATGGAATGTGACATGTACCTATTCACAGTATCTTGCCTCCAAGAATCCAAGCTGTTGCGTTTCGTTTTCGTCTTTCTACAATGAAACTGTAGTTCCATGCCCATCTTGTTCTTGCGGTTGTCATAACAAGAAAGATTGCATCAA GGCAGACTCAAAACTGCTGAAAAAGGCAGGAATCAACACACCAAAAAAGGACAATACACCATTGTTACAGTGCACACACCATATGTGCCCGATCCGAGTACACTGGCATGTGAAGCAAAATTACAAGGACTATTGGCGTGTCAAGATATCCGTCACGAATTTCAACTACCGGCTCAACTACACCGAGTGGACACTCGTTGCACAGCACCCTAATCTCAATAATATCACTCAAGTCTTTAGCTTTGATTACAAGCCCCTTGTTGCTTACCAGTCCATCA ATGACACTGGTATGTTCTATGGCATGAAGTTTTACAATGACCTGTTAATGGAAGCCGGTCCATTGGGAAATGTGCAGTCTGAGGTGCTtatgcagaaagacaagaacACCTTCACATTCAAGCAGGGGTGGGCGTTTCCGAGGAAGGTTTACTTCAACGGTGATGAGTGCAGGCTACCCCCTCCCGACGCCTACCCATCTCTTCCAAACTCTGGTCGTGTGAATTCAGTTTCAATCTTAAAAATGGCAGCCTCTGTGCTTCTGATAATGTTTTGTATATATTGA